CGTGGCCGGCGTCGTGGTGATGGCGGTCCTGTCGTCGGTCATCGCCGGCCAGTTCTTCCTGGTCGGGGTGCGCACGGTCGGTGTCGGCCGCACGGTCGTGTTCGTCTATCTGGTACCGGTCCTGACCGCGCTCCTGTCGACTGCGCTCCTCGGCGAGCATTTCCTCCCGGCGCAGGCGGTGGGCGGCGCCACGGTGCTGGCGGGAGTGTACTGGACGACGCGCACCGTGGGCTGAGCGGGCGCGGTCATCAAACGTGCAGCGCGCGCTTGGCGACGGCCAGCGCCGCCTCCTTCACCGCCTCCGGCAGCGTCGGATGCGCGTGCACGGTGCGGGCCACGTCCTCGGCGCTGGCGGCGAACTCGACCGCGAGCGCAGCCTCGGCGATCAGGTCCGAGGCGCGCGGGCCCAGGATGTGGAGGCCGACGATGCGATCGCTCCTCGCGTCGGCGAGCACCTTCACGCCGCCCTCGGTCTCGCCGAGGCAGCGGGCGCGGCCGTTGGCCATGAAGGGGAAGGCCCCCACCCGCACCTCGAGCCCGCGGCGCGCGGCGTCCTCCTCGGAGAGCCCGACGCTCGCCAGCTCGGGCCAGGTGTAGACGACGCTCGGGATGGCGTCGTAGTTCACGTGGCCGGCGAGGCCGGCCATCAGCTCGACCGCGGCGGTGCCTTCCTCCTGGGCCTTGTGCGCGAGCATGGGCCCCGGGATCGCGTCGCCGATCGCGTACACGCCCGGCACGCTGGTCTCGAAGCGCTCGTTCACCGTGACGCGGCCCTGCGCGTCGAGCGGGATGCCCGCCTCGCGCGCGCCGAGGCCCTCCACGTACGGGCGGCGGCCGATCGCCACCAGCACCACGTCGGCCTCCTCGAGCGAGGTCTGGCCCTTCGATTCGAGCGTGACGCGCACGCCGCGCTCGGTGCGCTCGGCGCGCGTCGCCGAGGTCTCGAGGCGGAAGGCGAGGCCCTGCTTCTCGAGCGCCCGCCTGAGCTGCGTCCCCATGCCGCGGTCCATGGTGGGCACGATCGCGTCGAGGAACTCGACGACCGTCACCCGGGCGCCGAGCCGGCTCCACACCGATCCCAGCTCGAGCCCGACCGCGCCCGCGCCGATGACGAGCAGGCGCTCCGGCACGCGCGCGAGCGCGAGCGCCTCGGTGGAGCTCACGATGCGCTCGCCGTCGAAGGGAAGGCCGCGGAGGGGCGTGGGCTCGCTGCCGGTTGCGATCAGCACGCGCTCGGCCTCGAGCGCGCGCTCGCCGACGACGACCCGTTTCCCCTGCTCGAGCCGCGCCGTCCCCGCCACCCACTCGACCCTGTTCTTCCTGAAGAGGCCCGCGACCCCCTGCGTGAGCCCGCGCACCACCTTGTCCTTGCGCGCCATCATCGCGGGCAGGTCGAGCGCCACGCCACTCGCCTTGATGCCGTGCGCGGCAAGGCCGATCTGCGCCTGGCGGTAGAGCTCGCTCGAGTCGAGGAGGGCCTTCGAGGGGATGCAGCCGACGTTGAGACACGTGCCGCCGAGCGCCTCGTCCTTCTCCACGCAGGCGACGCGCATGCCGAGCTGCGCCGCGCGCAGCGCGGCCACGTAGCCGCCCGGGCCGGCGCCGATGACGACCAGGTCGAAGCGCTCGGCGGGCATCAGACGTCGAGCAGCAGGCGCTCCGGGTCCTCGAGGCGCTCCTTCACGCGCACCAGGAAGGTCACCGCCTGCTCGCCGTCCACCAGGCGATGGTCGTAGGAGAGCGCCACGTACATCATGGGCCGGACGACGATCTGCTCGTCCGCCACCACCGGCCGCTTCTCGATCTTGTGCATGCCGAGGATGGCGCTCTGCGGCGGGTTCAGGATGGGTGTGGAGAGGAGCGAGCCGTAGACGCCGCCGTTGGAGATCGTGAACGTGCCGCCGGCGAGGTCGTCGAGCTTGAGCTTTCCGTCGCGCGCGAGACCGGCCAGGCGCGCGATCTCGCGCTCGATGTCCGCGAACGACATGCGCTCGGCATGGTGGAGCACGGGTACGACGAGGCCGCGCTCCGTCCCCACCGCCACCCCGAGGTGGACGAACTTCTTGTAGATGATGTCGGCGCCGCGGATCTCGGCGTTGACCAC
Above is a window of Deltaproteobacteria bacterium DNA encoding:
- the lpdA gene encoding dihydrolipoyl dehydrogenase, whose translation is MPAERFDLVVIGAGPGGYVAALRAAQLGMRVACVEKDEALGGTCLNVGCIPSKALLDSSELYRQAQIGLAAHGIKASGVALDLPAMMARKDKVVRGLTQGVAGLFRKNRVEWVAGTARLEQGKRVVVGERALEAERVLIATGSEPTPLRGLPFDGERIVSSTEALALARVPERLLVIGAGAVGLELGSVWSRLGARVTVVEFLDAIVPTMDRGMGTQLRRALEKQGLAFRLETSATRAERTERGVRVTLESKGQTSLEEADVVLVAIGRRPYVEGLGAREAGIPLDAQGRVTVNERFETSVPGVYAIGDAIPGPMLAHKAQEEGTAAVELMAGLAGHVNYDAIPSVVYTWPELASVGLSEEDAARRGLEVRVGAFPFMANGRARCLGETEGGVKVLADARSDRIVGLHILGPRASDLIAEAALAVEFAASAEDVARTVHAHPTLPEAVKEAALAVAKRALHV